A stretch of Candidatus Zixiibacteriota bacterium DNA encodes these proteins:
- the rpsU gene encoding 30S ribosomal protein S21, with protein MTGVRVRDDESFEKALRRFNKFCEKSGILSDYKKHQHFEKPSEAKKRKMAAARRKTRRNRYFEDSY; from the coding sequence TTGACCGGTGTACGAGTTCGTGATGACGAATCATTTGAAAAAGCTCTTCGACGTTTTAATAAATTCTGCGAAAAATCGGGAATTCTTTCCGATTACAAGAAACATCAGCATTTTGAAAAGCCTTCAGAAGCAAAGAAACGGAAAATGGCGGCCGCTCGTCGGAAAACCCGACGCAATCGTTATTTTGAAGATAGTTATTGA